One window of the Pseudomonas knackmussii B13 genome contains the following:
- a CDS encoding ABC transporter permease: MSDHWIFTYGSLLLRGLGTTLSLLLVSAVLGFALALLVALARMSRNVVLAKGSLAFTSVIRGTPLLVQIYTCYYGLGSLFAQYPPIRSSFLWPYLRDGYWYIVLALVLSVGAYVGEVVRGGMKAVPRGELEAAAAFGMRRSLVLYRVWLPRAIRLLLPTLAGETVLLLKSTALASTIAVVDLLGAANVVRAQTFQVYQPLLMVAAIYVCLTFIIQGAFSLLERSTPVRGAANLPRSRVGWLFWRRKVKAGGQA, encoded by the coding sequence ATGAGCGATCACTGGATATTCACCTACGGCTCGCTGCTCTTGCGCGGGTTGGGCACCACTCTCTCGTTGTTGCTGGTTTCCGCAGTCCTGGGCTTCGCCCTGGCGCTGCTGGTGGCGCTGGCGCGGATGTCACGCAACGTTGTTCTGGCGAAGGGCAGTCTGGCGTTCACCAGCGTGATCCGCGGTACGCCGCTGCTGGTGCAGATCTACACCTGCTACTACGGCCTGGGCAGCCTCTTCGCCCAGTACCCGCCGATCCGCAGCAGCTTCCTCTGGCCCTACCTGCGCGATGGCTACTGGTACATCGTGCTGGCGCTGGTGCTTTCGGTCGGCGCCTACGTCGGCGAGGTGGTGCGCGGCGGCATGAAGGCCGTGCCGCGTGGCGAACTGGAGGCCGCAGCGGCCTTCGGCATGCGCCGCAGCCTGGTGCTCTATCGCGTCTGGCTGCCACGGGCGATCCGCCTGCTGCTGCCGACCCTGGCCGGGGAAACGGTGCTGTTGCTGAAGTCCACCGCGCTGGCCTCGACCATCGCCGTGGTCGACCTGCTCGGCGCGGCCAACGTGGTGCGCGCGCAAACCTTCCAGGTCTACCAGCCGTTGCTGATGGTGGCGGCGATCTACGTGTGCCTGACGTTCATCATCCAGGGCGCCTTCAGCCTGCTGGAACGCAGCACGCCGGTGCGCGGCGCAGCGAACCTGCCGCGCTCGCGCGTCGGCTGGCTGTTCTGGCGGCGCAAGGTAAAGGCAGGCGGTCAGGCGTAG
- a CDS encoding ABC transporter permease yields the protein MQSYLDLVGFGAQGWGPALLRGLLVTLQISFGAFLLGLLIGLGVASAKLNGPRPLAALARGYITLGRAVPELLLILLLYYAGSSGLNQLFAWLGYGEVRLNGMMVAIAVLGLVQGAYASEIFRGAIQAIPYGQIEAARAYGMHGWRLFSRVTLPIMAPNALAGMANLWVNLIKDSALISVVGTSELLYTARQAAGSTRHYLTFYLTAAALYYVLTVLSNLFSGWLERRFRRWIPAV from the coding sequence ATGCAGTCTTATCTGGATCTGGTCGGCTTCGGTGCCCAGGGCTGGGGACCGGCCCTGCTGCGCGGGTTGCTGGTGACCCTGCAGATTTCCTTCGGCGCCTTCCTGCTCGGCCTGCTCATCGGCCTGGGTGTGGCCAGCGCCAAACTCAACGGACCCCGCCCGCTCGCCGCCCTGGCGCGCGGCTACATCACCCTCGGCCGGGCAGTGCCCGAGCTGCTGCTGATCCTGCTGCTCTATTACGCCGGCTCTTCGGGCCTGAACCAGCTGTTCGCCTGGCTCGGCTACGGCGAGGTGCGGCTCAACGGCATGATGGTCGCCATCGCTGTGCTCGGCCTGGTGCAGGGCGCGTATGCATCGGAGATCTTCCGTGGCGCCATCCAGGCCATCCCTTACGGCCAGATCGAGGCGGCGCGGGCCTACGGCATGCACGGCTGGCGCCTGTTCAGCCGGGTGACGCTGCCGATCATGGCGCCCAACGCGCTGGCCGGCATGGCCAACCTCTGGGTCAACCTGATCAAGGACAGCGCGCTGATCAGCGTGGTCGGCACCAGCGAGCTGCTCTATACCGCCCGCCAGGCGGCCGGCTCGACCCGCCACTACCTGACTTTCTACCTCACCGCCGCGGCGCTCTACTACGTGCTCACGGTGCTTTCCAACCTGTTCTCCGGCTGGCTCGAGCGACGATTCCGCCGCTGGATTCCGGCAGTCTGA
- a CDS encoding transporter substrate-binding domain-containing protein, producing the protein MKKNGLCGWLVGTALLASGMASAQAQTLHFALAAEPYPPFSVKQPDGKWTGFEPDLIQKVCAELKAQCEIDEVAWDGIIPALLSKKIDVIFNSMSITEEREKQIAFSVPYYDTPVAVAAPAASEIKISPEGLKGKVIGVQTSTVSSSYLKKYYEKIADVRYYDTQDSVNADLVAGRIDLMMADGVAVKAFLDSPDAKAAGIVSKGEVPYDPVFGRGVGAGLRKEDTALKAQIDDAIGKLLASDDYKQLSNKYFGLSVAPKQQ; encoded by the coding sequence GGCATGGCCAGTGCGCAGGCGCAGACCCTGCACTTCGCCCTGGCGGCGGAACCCTATCCGCCGTTCTCGGTGAAGCAGCCGGACGGCAAGTGGACCGGCTTCGAGCCGGACCTGATCCAGAAGGTCTGCGCCGAGCTCAAGGCGCAGTGCGAGATCGACGAAGTGGCCTGGGACGGCATCATCCCGGCCCTGCTGTCGAAGAAGATCGACGTGATCTTCAATTCCATGTCGATCACCGAAGAACGCGAGAAGCAGATCGCCTTCAGCGTGCCCTACTACGACACCCCGGTGGCCGTGGCCGCCCCTGCCGCCAGCGAGATCAAGATCAGCCCCGAGGGCCTGAAGGGCAAGGTGATCGGCGTGCAGACCTCCACCGTGAGCTCCAGCTACCTGAAGAAGTATTACGAGAAGATCGCCGACGTTCGCTACTACGACACCCAGGACTCGGTGAACGCCGACCTGGTGGCCGGGCGCATCGACCTGATGATGGCCGACGGCGTCGCCGTGAAGGCCTTCCTCGATTCCCCGGATGCCAAGGCCGCGGGCATCGTTTCCAAGGGCGAGGTGCCCTACGACCCTGTGTTCGGCCGTGGCGTGGGCGCCGGCCTGCGCAAGGAAGACACCGCGCTGAAGGCGCAGATCGACGACGCCATCGGCAAGCTGCTGGCCAGCGACGACTACAAGCAGCTGTCGAACAAGTACTTCGGCCTGAGCGTAGCGCCCAAGCAGCAGTGA